AACTATCGGTCAAATAAGAGAAAAAACTCTCGTAACGGGATAATTCGGATCGGAAACCGCAGAGCGGATTAAAATTATCATCTCTATTGGAAGGTTTGGATTGAGACAACCAAAATAATCAATACGTGAtgacattttcaaaattttagttataaattaaactgtaattaatacttataaataaataaaataatgactaatagaaatataatttactaagctttaatttttattttacaaattagaTTAAGCAAGAGGTGAACTTTTCAGATCAATCGGCCATCAATAGATCAATCAAACCCAACAAATTTATTTCCTaatatagaatatttttttgggtaggaacaatataatattaatattttacctAAATTATTGTATATCACAAATATTCGGTAGGTATTTTTGGTATCATATATTGatgtgaataattttttttttgatatatcATACTTTGTCAAATAATTTTAGCTttctaaatagaaaaaaaaaaaaatgtaaaaagaaataaaaataaataaaataagaagaagatgGTAACATGATGCcattaataagaaataaattaaataattattagtcaTAGATATGAAAGTGATGTAATAGGCGTCGTTGGGATTCGGGtattttaaaaaacccaaatgTAATTATTACAAAGTTGTAcgtactattttaatattaaaataatagtttatttattttcttttatttacctttcttattaattatagttttttatttttttttctaaatatttaatatttaaaatataaatttaaaatgaaaatgataatttagtcatttgaaaaattatgttaagtgatagaataaataagaaattattgttttgaaaagTGATTTGatgaagattaaaaaaaaacataaaaacaaggccttaaacatgtttgttttgaatcttctgcacaaaaaaaactatcttttaaaagttttttaacTATTACTTATTCACAAAGAGGAAATTATCTCATTTTAGTTATTATctcactttaatttataattattatatcactttaatttaaaatatttgcaagtaaagaatatattaaataataatttaattaaaattttaagattaaaccTTCAATATGTTTTAGTtctatttaaattaagttatatagataatgaattaaaataataatagtgaaagAAATCATCATTTAATATATAGTAACAAATTCATTAGATAACTCTAGTGACAATTGTTTTTTACTAAAACCAAGAGTGATGAATGTGTGACATAATGTTGATCTAGAAATTGTTTTTGTAAGCATTTAGAACTTCTAACTTAGATgcctcaaattaaaaaaataaataaatagaaagacAACTATTGATCTAGAAACTATTTTTATTGTAAGCATTTAGAAGTTTTAACATATCTTAAGAGAGTtgcataaaataaacatttttcattgataattaattaaagttactatatgtaaaagtaaaagtaaaattaaaaatttcctTCATTTCCTTGccataagaatataatatattgttctTCACATAAAACAAGTTATATCTATTTGATATATACTTAAACAATGCTCACCTTGTTTGGAGCTGATTTTAAGGTGCCCAAAGAAGTAGTGAAAACTATAGCTTCATTTAAGAATAGCCAGATTTCATTTCCAACATTAATAGAGATAAGAAACATatataagtgtttccaaatgaatcATATCCATCTCTATTTAGAGGAGACTTTTTTTTGTagaatttaaagagaaaaaaagagtTTCCAAACAAGGTATTaagttttaaatgaaataaattagagTATGTCATTTattgtgaatttttttaagagaagaTAAGATCCATTGActataaatttgttaaagtcATTCCCTTACCCcttcaataatttaatcaaGGCATCATCCAAAGTCTATTCCAAATTGGACACTCAACCTTATTAATTTACAATATTCCAAAAACATCTATAAATACAACTCATCTTTATGAATAAGTAAACAAACTTAAAAGATGGCACATTTGAAAACGTCTTCTTATGCCCTATATTTCTCCTTTCTTTTGATCCTCCTAAGTCATGAGGCTAAAGGAGCCACCTTCGAGATTCGCAACAACTGCCCCTACACAGTTTGGGCAGCCGCCTCACCAGGAGGCGGTCGTCGCTTGGACAGAGGTCAGACTTGGGTTCTAAATGTTGCAGCCGGCACCAAGATGGCTCGTATCTGGGGCCGGACTAACTGCAATTTTGACGGCAGTGGTAGGGGTCATTGTCAGACAGGCGACTGTGGCGGGGTCCTCCAGTGTACCGGATGGGGACAACCTCCTAACACCCTGGCAGAGTACGCTCTTAACCAATTCAACAACCTCGATTTTTGGGACATCTCAGTCATCGATGGATTCAATATTCCCATGGAATTTGCCCCGACTAGGACAGGACCGGGCAAGTGTCACCCGATCTCTTGCACTGCTAACATTATAGGGGAGTGTCCTAACCAATTAAGGACCCCGGGTGGATGTAATAACCCATGTACTGTTTTCAAGACCCCTCAATACTGTTGCACCAATGGGCCTTGTGGTCCCACAGATTTATCAAGGTTTTTTAAGCAGAGGTGTCCGAATGCCTATAGTTACCCTCAAGATGATCCCACCAGCACCTTTACATGCCCAGGTGGTACTAATTATAGGGTTGTGTTTTGCCCACTTGGTGCCGCTCAAGATTTACCTATTGAAGAAATGTATGAAATTAAAGAAGTTGGGCAGGAAGAATAATCTAGTCATTAGGTCTTGTCACTTTAATGTGACTTATCAATATTAAGCGTCCAAATAAGATCTTAAATAATGGGACATTGTTAaaccttttattttcttgtatttCCTCGTCTCATAATAATGATCAACATCAGCTGTCACTTTGTGATATAATAAATGcttctttattataatatttaattcctAAATCGTtcctataaaatattaagaaaattatctatatatatataataatgcttaataaataaaatggggTGAGATCTGTTGTCCCAAGTGAAGCTGTCTCTTGCTgtcttatttatcaaaataacaaaattttactCTCCACTCTTTTATGAGACAGCTAGTGGGACATTATCTTGGGACAGCGGATCTGAATTCAATAAAATGTGGGAAAGGTGACATTTACGTTTTCACCACAACTCACAtagacttattatattttataacaatttaacatatattttttttttatggataaTACGTAATTAAGTTGTTTTTGCAACAATTCATATTATATCGTCCTTAATGTCAATATTGTAGACAAGTTTTGACTTTAAATATAGTTATCTTTTAGCTATAGATAGATTATCCTTTTCTCTGGTTTGTATATACTTTTCTATGTTGTGTTATTTGTTGACGTGtgttgatatattattatttgttgatgtgttgatatattattatttgttggtcgaattgaatttttttttttttaacgatttaaagccatttttttaaaaacccaaaaagaaaaaagataaatgaattTTAGAGTTAGAGCAAAACTCTAACCTATTGAATCAATCCACAACAAAACAAACTGATTAAATCAACATACTACCTACAAACATAAAATCAACAAACATCCTTTCACATAATAGATTTTTTATCTCGCCTTGAGCCGTGtatttttgtgattttatcaTACTTATCGACCATTCTTTAAAAATATCCCAATTCTACAAAGTTGTGGATACTCACCTCCACGAAGGTATAAGCGCAtggacataaaaaaataatgtcccCCAAATCTAATCTTCACTCACATTCATTTACCCCCACAATTGATATACAATACtgccaaaataaaatttgaaaatattagcAGTAGGTGTCATATTCTTGGCTTTGTTAGCACCAACTCCTTGATATGAATACAACTTGCTGAAAACTGTTTAATCTCATAGCTTTAGAAAGTTTACTTTCCAAATGGTACTAGCTTtaaaattatcctaattagatcctaatttaatatataataaattaaaatctgaatgcggcggaagcgtaccttaattaatcgcatgaatcttctctttccttgtaatagaaaaagtctttaatctctctatctttagactttctttatgttgaatggttcttccatttaaTGAGTAAGTCAATAGGTTTCTCTCTTTGTTGATGGGTGagacgcaaaggagaattgacgtTACATCAAATTGGGatcattaccgttacatataaccaacaataagcaAGTTATTATGGTTTggcaatttctaatttagccattttataaaattataaatgtcacttaagtatcctcactttatattcatgacaaatacacacataagccataaacttaatttcacattagatcacattattttggcttatattaaatatgacatatgcacaattatttattatacaagtgaccctaaaaattccaacaatctccgactgggtcacgtatgtacaaaaataaatgtatcaaccataatgcgcctgaagttttatgtcatctcaatcatatgttgtataaacaattttatcaattaaacatatcaatataggactaaagagctcgtcgttgtatttaagcacaactagacccaacaatgttcacataaatcaatacaattaattgacaaatcatatcatgaatgtgaggaatgaaaattacATGCAAGGTGAttttttcatgtcaattttcaactggttctacttaactttagtgagataatactttaaacataattatacaaagtgtaatgaactgaataatacttatgttctgatcagaataaaaactttataaatatctataaaataattaaactggaagatgtcaaaattacaaactcccactgaagttagagatcgttgaTCTCTACAacactcatacgagcaatatcctcatgaaagacattagatGATAAACGTATTGCCATgaggttcataaccatagagtttgtacatatatattttatagaaatctatctactttgtatcatttctttcataaaataaatttgatgtcaaaatcacttaatttgatgcctagtaacatgtcataaatttcgctgcaatagtggatgacgtcataagtgtttgtttgacacttcttcaagAAACGACAAAACCAGTTAGCGAAAAATATTATCCGAAGTAGATTTATAATATTGTCAAGCTCTTTCATTATCATTTTTAGGtataacaatatttttgttCCCAATATACTATAATACCAAATATGACATTTTAAACAAGCTCAATCTACCCTGCATATGAAAATCTTTTAGATGCCCAACCAAAAACTGAGTTCTTAACCTTTTCAACAAGCAATTTGCACTAAGACACATGATGTTACGTAGCCAAGAGAGGTATAACAAGATACTTGATTGGAAGTGTACCTT
This is a stretch of genomic DNA from Impatiens glandulifera chromosome 4, dImpGla2.1, whole genome shotgun sequence. It encodes these proteins:
- the LOC124934239 gene encoding osmotin-like protein TPM-1, with the translated sequence MAHLKTSSYALYFSFLLILLSHEAKGATFEIRNNCPYTVWAAASPGGGRRLDRGQTWVLNVAAGTKMARIWGRTNCNFDGSGRGHCQTGDCGGVLQCTGWGQPPNTLAEYALNQFNNLDFWDISVIDGFNIPMEFAPTRTGPGKCHPISCTANIIGECPNQLRTPGGCNNPCTVFKTPQYCCTNGPCGPTDLSRFFKQRCPNAYSYPQDDPTSTFTCPGGTNYRVVFCPLGAAQDLPIEEMYEIKEVGQEE